From the genome of Canis lupus familiaris isolate Mischka breed German Shepherd chromosome 8, alternate assembly UU_Cfam_GSD_1.0, whole genome shotgun sequence, one region includes:
- the LOC490585 gene encoding olfactory receptor 11L1, with translation MDITNQTRVTEFIFLGFPGVLHLRITLFVIFLTVYLLSLTGNTLIIFIVLMDITLQTPMYIFLGNLSFLEIWYTTATVPKLLDTCLSQVVTISVSGCITQYYFFFSMGATECILLAVMAYDRYLAICSPLRYSLLMSIRVCLRFSAGSWIGGFIAPLLPTILISHLNFCGPQKISHFFCDSDPIFKLSCSDTFLVEALGYTCSSVVILSSFLLTMSSYGHIVVTIIKLSSREARKKTFSTCASHLTVVSIYYGTIIFAYVRPPAKYNFTIGKVISVFYCVVTPLVNPLIYTLRNKDVKKAFRKALARKRMLLT, from the coding sequence ATGGATATAACAAACCAAACAAGAGTGACAgagttcatttttcttgggtttcCTGGTGTTCTACATCTGCGGATCACCTTGTTTGTGATATTTCTTACTGTATATCTACTCTCCCTCACAGGAAACACtctcattattttcattgttctCATGGATATCACACTCCAAACGCCCATGTACATTTTCTTAGGAAATTTGTCATTCCTGGAGATCTGGTACACCACAGCCACGGTGCCTAAATTGCTGGACACCTGCCTCTCACAGGTTGTTACCATCTCTGTTTCTGGTTGTATCACCCAGTACTACTTCTTTTTCTCCATGGGAGCTACAGAGTGCATCCTGCTGGCAGTGATGGCCTATGATCGGTACCTGGCCATCTGCAGCCCTTTAAGATACTCACTTCTCATGAGTATTCGTGTGTGCCTGCGGTTTTCAGCTGGATCTTGGATTGGGGGCTTCATTGCCCCTCTCTTACCTACCATACTCATTTCTCATCTAAATTTCTGTGGCCCCCAGAAGATCAGCCATTTCTTTTGTGACTCAGACCCCATTTTCAAACTCTCCTGCTCAGATACATTTTTGGTGGAGGCTTTGGGCTACACATGTAGCTCTGTTGTGATTCTAAGTTCTTTCCTTCTCACCATGTCTTCCTATGGACACATCGTGGTCACAATAATCAAGCTGTCTTCCAGGGAGGCTCGGAAGAAAACTTTCTCCACCTGTGCCTCCCACCTCACTGTGGTCTCTATCTATTATGGCACCATTATCTTTGCCTATGTTCGCCCTCCAGCCAAGTACAATTTCACCATTGGTAAAGTGATATCAGTGTTCTACTGTGTGGTTACCCCTTTGGTAAATCCTCTAATATATACCCTGAGaaacaaagatgtgaagaaagCTTTCAGAAAAGCTCTAGCAAGAAAGAGAATGCTCTTGACCTGA